DNA sequence from the Osmia lignaria lignaria isolate PbOS001 chromosome 2, iyOsmLign1, whole genome shotgun sequence genome:
TTGTGCTCGTATTAGAAACATTGTTTGttgtaataaagaaataaattgaacaatcttactattgaaaaatattgttcTCGTACGTAATTAATATAAACATTGTTTCATGTTAATTATCCTGTTATCTTTTTTCTGTGTATTTTCATTTGGAACATGAAGGAATGAAAGTAAAACAGAAAAACGGTGGATTTTCGAATTGCCATATCTCAGTAACAAAGTCATGTCCTGTTTTGTTAGATCTGTGGCCATTGCTATAttgttgtaaaatatttttgaaaattttaagtatttaaGTTAGCCAATATGAAACCCATCTCTATAAATTGGTCGCTTCGCGCTAAGGCTTGCCAGTCTGTCTTCGGACGTCAAAGTGAAAGGAGGGTGTACGCCTATGTTCTTAccgtagcgccatctatacaaaaacggctgaaactactcgacaacttacCGACCGATTTTCCGAAACCGGGGAAGATTAGCGCCGCCTATCGGATAGCAGCGTAAGCTATTTGTCAGATAGCTTCTGCTGGATGGCGCTAGTGTTCCTCGTTTTGGAACATGAGTTGGTTAGGATCAGTGACTTCGGAGCCTTCTCAAATTGTGCGGTGAAAGTCTATTACGTGAGTGATTTATACTATAACCTTGTTTGATGTATAATTATGAGAACAATTATTTTCTCACATTTTACTCAAAATAAAATGTGGGATATTTAATAAACAAAGTTTGGTTATTGAGGTATAATTAGTAACTAACAAACTTgcttattatttcattaaatattacttaacattttaacagaaaattttatttccaaacaatttttgcaaaataaatagTACTGTAAACAAACTGCATTATTGTTAATTCATAAGTATTATCTTTTCACAGATGGCTTCACTTACAGATTTAACAAAAGTGGCTGCAGTTATAGGTGTGGTTGCTGGAAGTTTTGGTATTTTTGTTACAAAGAATTATGAATCAAAAATTCGTAACTCAATAACATATAAAAGAGCATTAGAAAAAGTTTATAATCATGAAAAGACAATTGAACATTTGGGAAAACCAGTAAAAGAAGGAAGAATAACAATTGGTGATAGCAAAGATAATGAGAATACCAGAAATTTTACTGTTAACTTGAAAGGATCAAATACCAAAGCAAAATTAAATTgcgaatttattattaaagaacCAAATAAAACAACTGAATtaacaaaattagaaattaaatttaataatcttcccaacaaaatgtttgtaatccatgaaatttaattaatatcacaATGAAATATATTGTGGCTTTCTGTTTCTCTCTTATGTTTTTATGGTACTGTTTAAAGGTATACAAaagtttaatattatataaacttcAGAAAAGAACAGACATGATGACTTAATGATATTTAATGTAGCCATAGATTACAAATAA
Encoded proteins:
- the LOC117608566 gene encoding uncharacterized protein LOC117608566, coding for MALVFLVLEHELVRISDFGAFSNCAVKVYYMASLTDLTKVAAVIGVVAGSFGIFVTKNYESKIRNSITYKRALEKVYNHEKTIEHLGKPVKEGRITIGDSKDNENTRNFTVNLKGSNTKAKLNCEFIIKEPNKTTELTKLEIKFNNLPNKMFVIHEI